One window from the genome of Acanthochromis polyacanthus isolate Apoly-LR-REF ecotype Palm Island chromosome 21, KAUST_Apoly_ChrSc, whole genome shotgun sequence encodes:
- the gspt1l gene encoding LOW QUALITY PROTEIN: G1 to S phase transition 1, like (The sequence of the model RefSeq protein was modified relative to this genomic sequence to represent the inferred CDS: inserted 2 bases in 2 codons; deleted 3 bases in 2 codons; substituted 2 bases at 2 genomic stop codons): MQLISARKGEFKTGFEKGGQTREHAMLAXTAGVKHLIVLVNKMDDPTVNWSLERYEECXEKLVPFLKKVGFNPKKDIHFMPCSGLTGANLKEPTDMCSWYTGLPFIPHLDSLPNFNRSSDGPVRLPIVDKYKDMGTVVLGKLESGSISKAQQLVMMPNRHVVEGXVFSQTIVETDDAGPGENLKLRLKGIXEEEILPGFILCNAENLCHSGRTFDAQIVIIEHKSIICPGYNAVLHIHTCIEEVQITALICLVDKKSGEKSKTRPRFVKQDQVCIARLRTAGTICLETFKDFPQMGRFTLRDEGKTIAIGKVLKLVAERD; encoded by the exons ATGCA GTTGATCTCTGCCAGGAAAGGCGAGTTT AAAACTGGCTTTGAGAAGGGCGGACAGACGCGCGAGCATGCCATGTTGG AAACAGCTGGTGTCAAGCACCTGATAGTTCTGGTGAATAAAATGGATGATCCGACAGTCAACTGGAGCCTGGAAAG GTATGAAGAGT AAGAGAAACTGGTGCCATTTTTGAAGAAGGTGGGCTTCAACCCGAAG AAAGACATTCACTTCATGCCGTGCTCCGGGCTGACAGGAGCCAACCTGAAGGAGCCCACTGACATGTGCTCTTGGTATAC AGGTCTACCATTCATTCCACACTTGGACAGTTTGCCAAATTTCAACAGATCAAGCGATGGCCCTGTCAGATTGCCCATTGTAGACAAATACAAG GACATGGGAACTGTGGTTCTGGGCAAACTGGAGTCGGGCTCTATCAGTAAAGCACAGCAGCTGGTCATGATGCCGAACAGG CATGTGGTGGAGGGGTGAGTCTTCTCTCAGACGATTGTGGAGACGGACGACGCTGGGCCCGGTGAAAACCTCAAACTGCGACTGAAGGGCATCTGAGAGGAGGAGATCTTACCAGGCTTCATCCTGTGTAATGCTGAAAACCTCTGTCATTCAGGACGTACTTTTGACGCCCAG ATTGTCATCATTGAACACAAGTCCATCATCTGTCCAGGTTATAACGCAGtccttcacattcacacctgcatcGAAGAAGTCCAAATTACA GCCTTAATCTGTCTTGTAGACAAGAAATCGGGAGAGAAGAGTAAGACACGACCACGATTTGTCAAACAGGACCAGGTCTGCATCGCCCGTCTGCGCACAGCAGGAACCATTTGCCTCGAGACCTTTAAAGATTTTCCTCAGATGGGACGGTTTACCTTACGGGACGAAG GTAAGACCATCGCCATCGGCAAGGTGCTGAAGCTGGTCGCCGAGCGGGACTGA
- the si:dkeyp-72e1.6 gene encoding transmembrane protein 238-like: MERVYRGLGRCACSFWLAVAFDVVGLAVLLIGVFANVFFYDLLIYAGAIVIFLSLIWWVFWYSGNIEVPPAELEDDVGLLKKNKGGLSRLTSSVRRFSGRVSSSIRSSLRRNGGPPGGHTSQRSAGGPPGASHAGQVAVGMATMAPQAHAPDASVSCNVEMPHTATETSPA; this comes from the coding sequence ATGGAGCGGGTGTACCGGGGCTTGGGTCGCTGTGCGTGTTCCTTCTGGCTCGCGGTGGCCTTTGACGTCGTGGGACTGGCCGTGCTCCTCATCGGGGTGTTCGCCAACGTCTTCTTCTACGACCTGCTCATCTACGCGGGCGCCATCGTCATCTTCCTCAGCCTCATCTGGTGGGTGTTCTGGTACTCGGGGAACATCGAGGTGCCCCCGGCGGAGCTAGAGGATGATGTGGGCttgctgaagaaaaacaagggCGGTCTGAGCCGCTTAACCAGCTCCGTCCGTCGCTTCTCCGGCCGCGtgtccagcagcatcaggaGTTCGCTCCGCCGGAACGGAGGACCCCCCGGCGGCCACACATCCCAGAGGTCAGCTGGAGGGCCGCCGGGGGCCTCGCACGCGGGGCAGGTGGCGGTTGGCATGGCAACGATGGCCCCGCAAGCGCACGCTCCGGACGCTTCTGTCTCCTGTAATGTAGAGATGCCGCACACAGCCACAGAGACTTCACCTGCATGA